The Eleutherodactylus coqui strain aEleCoq1 chromosome 6, aEleCoq1.hap1, whole genome shotgun sequence genome window below encodes:
- the LOC136631409 gene encoding galactoside alpha-(1,2)-fucosyltransferase 2-like, with protein MTTGQVFKSPFTGGKINAKMKQGAITVVTGTPEKMSKRFFWTIGIIVIILVIMKFSYIYHTNLDVNTFMAKIRETTLFNRSEQKVLKKNIQEPEISKTKVPTGMWTVNAIGRLGNLMGEYATLYALAKMNGHQAYILPEMHNQLAKIFKITLPVFHSEVLNHIKWKNYGLHDWMSDEYRHIEGEYVHFRGYPCSFTFYHHIKDEILREFTFHDFIKEESNNYLRSIIGDRKNVTFVGIHVRRGDYVHVMPNTWKGVVADKGYLQKAMDYFRQKYENPLFVVTSNGMDWCKQNINNSLDDVHFAGDGKEGSPGRDFALLAHCNHTIMTIGTFGIWVGYLVGGETIYLSNYTLPDSPFLKLFKYEAAFLPEWIGIPADLSPLLNKKP; from the coding sequence TTGTAACTGGAACCCCTGAAAAAATGAGCAAACGATTTTTCTGGACTATCGGCATAATAGTAATTATCCTTGTTATCATGAAGTTCTCCTATATTTATCATACTAATCTGGACGTTAATACGTTTATGGCCAAGATTAGAGAAACAACTCTGTTCAACAGATCAGAACAAAAAGTTCTTAAAAAGAACATCCAGGAGCCAGAAATAAGTAAAACTAAAGTACCTACGGGTATGTGGACTGTCAATGCCATTGGACGTTTGGGCAATTTAATGGGCGAGTATGCAACACTCTATGCCCTTGCCAAGATGAATGGTCATCAAGCCTACATTTTGCCAGAGATGCATAACCAGCTGGCAAAGATCTTTAAAATTACATTACCCGTGTTTCACTCAGAGGTCCTCAACCACATCAAATGGAAAAATTATGGACTTCACGACTGGATGTCTGACGAGTATAGACACATTGAAGGGGAGTACGTTCATTTTAGGGGTTACCCTTGTTCATTTACTTTCTACCACCATATAAAGGATGAGATTCTTCGAGAGTTTACTTTCCATGATTTTATCAAAGAGGAGTCTAACAACTATCTTCGGAGCATTATCGGAGACAGGAAGAACGTCACCTTTGTTGGGATTCATGTTCGGAGAGGTGATTATGTGCATGTAATGCCAAATACATGGAAAGGGGTGGTGGCTGATAAAGGTTACTTGCAAAAGGCCATGGACTACTTTAGACAGAAGTATGAGAACCCTCTGTTTGTCGTGACCAGTAATGGGATGGATTGGTGTAAACAGAATATAAACAATTCACTGGATGATGTCCATTTTGCTGGAGATGGCAAAGAAGGCTCACCCGGTCGAGATTTTGCCTTGCTGGCACATTGCAACCACACCATCATGACCATAGGGACGTTTGGTATTTGGGTTGGTTACTTGGTAGGAGGAGAAACCATCTATCTATCAAACTACACTTTACCGGACTCTCCCTTCCTTAAACTTTTTAAGTATGAAGCTGCTTTTCTTCCAgaatggattgggattccagcagACCTTTCACCACTTCTTAACAAAAAACCCTGA